A stretch of Bombina bombina isolate aBomBom1 chromosome 2, aBomBom1.pri, whole genome shotgun sequence DNA encodes these proteins:
- the CER1 gene encoding cerberus, with amino-acid sequence MVHESRGEQNRLKMLFLVFQLLLIAQMVTEGEGAYSKPYFSTLHEHYRKMRGGPTNKEPTNAKRVEELENKPSTLALIGLVDAINSKQSRKNPQINKVPRSSVLQKDFHVGKNLSIQGEKGDFDAIKNVFLPQLSEKTNSKQPVRQKAKKFWNHFMYKMNSDLQDMVLPIKTQELEKGSCRTVPFSQNIIHKGCKKMVLRNNLCFGKCTSLHLPGLDDQVFTCSRCMPSKFTTNRVQLNCTRPSNVVKVIMLVEECKCEVHYSSHHPTAHFIMDSSKHG; translated from the exons ATGGTCCATGAAAGCAGAGGTGAGCAGAACAGACTCAAAATGCTATTCCTAGTGTTTCAGCTTCTTCTTATAGCACAAATGGTGACTGAAGGCGAAGGAGCTTACTCAAAACCATATTTCAGTACTCTTCATGAGCATTACAGGAAAATGAGAGGAGGCCCAACAAACAAGGAACCAACTAATGCTAAGAGAGTGGAGGAACTTGAGAATAAACCCAGCACTCTTGCTTTAATAGGGCTTGTAGATGCTATCAACTCCAAACAAAGTAGAAAGAATCCACAAATAAACAAGGTCCCCAGGTCAAgtgtcttacagaaagatttccaTGTGGGCAAAAATCTCAGTATCCAGGGAGAAAAAGGAGACTTTGATGCCATAAAGAATGTTTTCTTACCTCAGCTGTCTGAGAAAACAAACTCAAAACAGCCTGTTAGACAGAAAGCAAAGAAATTCTGGAACCACTTCATGTATAAAATGAATTCAGATTTGCAGGATATGGTACTTCCCATTAAAACACAAGAGCTAGAGAAAGGATCTTGCAGGACTGTACCCTTTTCTCAG AACATTATACACAAGGGCTGTAAGAAGATGGTGTTGCGTAACAATTTGTGTTTTGGTAAATGCACCTCTCTGCACCTGCCAGGCCTGGATGATCAAGTCTTTACTTGCTCCCGCTGTATGCCCTCTAAATTCACCACAAACCGTGTCCAGCTGAACTGCACAAGGCCGAGCAATGTAGTAAAAGTCATTATGCTGGTGGAGGAATGCAAGTGTGAGGTCCATTACAGCAGCCACCATCCAACTGCTCACTTCATTATGGACAGCAGCAAACATGGCTAG